The segment CGcgctaaatttagagaaaaaacgTGACGTGGAGGGGGCCTTAACTGGATGTATAGCATAATGAAAGTATTTTAGAAGCCCAATATAATCCAACCTTCTCCCTAAAAAAGCAGTACAAATAGAATATATCTAATATCTTCATCCTTTATTGACATTCCTATCATATCAATCCCATCCTATATGTCCTATCAAACATGTGTTCTTAGGTTCTCCACATGATGAACAAATTGGTAACACAGCATATTTACAATACAATATTACACCGCAGCGATGGGCCGGTTCCAAAAGGGCCGTTGGTGGACAAAAAAAACCCAACTAACAAATTCTAAAGCATCAACTTGATATAAGGAGGGCTTCATCATCACGAAGTAATAAGTCATCTTCACCGTCTTCTTTGTCACCACCCCTCAGTGCTTTTCGAACTTTGGCCCAAAATAACCTTTGGGCCTCAGGTTCCCCTGGCCATGTAATGTAAGTCTTCTTCAGCATAACCTTCCTCATCCTATGGTAGGTGGACAACTCTCTTTTCGGGATATCCTCCAAAAATATGAGAACAAGAACATCCTTCATTTCGTCAAACAACTTATAGCTGGCCAACTGCATCTCCATGGAACACCACTCACTTCGAAGATAACTCCTGCTCACCACGCAGAGGGTCTTTCGACTGTTGTGAATGCTGTCCACAATGTTGTCTACAATGTCCCTACCTAGTGTAAAATCCCGATGGTGGAGGCAAAGTCGAAGTGATTTTGAGGActtgcctttctcaagcatgggcAGCATTGTTTCATATACCCAGTCTTCATCCCGAGTGTTGTAGGACACAAAGGCATCATACTTGTAGAGGTCCTTCTTAGAATTCCAACGTTCATTGAGCCATGAGATGAAAAGGAAGTAATTATATTTGATGCGCCAGTAGGATTTGCTGTAGATAATAGGTATGATTATAAAGAGGCACAAGGAGAAGAAAGAAGTGAAAAATAGTATTAGCTTAACTTTGAGGTCACACACGTGAGTATCAAAACTATGGAAGAAAGCAGAACGTTCATTGCTACATGTGATATTATAAGCATACACAACTTGTACCTGTGACACATTCAACCACCCTTGGAAGTCCGCATTGTCACAAGTGCATGTAAAGGGACAATTTCTTAAGTCGAGGTATCTTAATTTGGTCATGTTTTCAAATATTTGGATATCTATATGTTTTAACCCGTTCTTTGTTAGCTGGAGTCTTCTGAGATTGGTAAGGTTCGAGAAGATATCTGGGCTCAAAGACTGTATACACATATTTTCCAGGTCCAAGTATTTTAGGTTCACTAAGTCTTTGAAAATTCCCGGTGAGAGGTTCTGGACGCCATTACAGTCTTCTGCCAAGCtgagaaatttcagatttttgagCTCATCGAACACATTGGATCCTAAATGGGCGAGTCTGTTTTGTCCCAAATACAGATCCCGTAGGCTAtctagacctttaaagaagcctttTGGAATGGCCATTAGCCCATGTGGCTGTTGACTCTGAAGTTTCAAGTCATATATTTTTTCAAGTTTTGAGAACGGCGAAAGGTTTTGTCTGGAAGATTGATAACTCAACTTATTCGACGCCAAATCCAAGACCTGTAATGTTGCCTCTACACCATTGAACATGTCCCCACTAATTTTTTTAATCTGGTTAATATCTAGATACAACTTTGAAAGATATTTTAACCCAATAAAGGATCCATTTTTAACCTGCGTAATCTTGTTTCCCCCAAGATCCAATATAATCAAATTCTCCAAACCTTCGaacacattttcaaaaatgacaGAAATTCTGTTATTCCTGAGATTGAGAGTTGTAAGCTGTTTCAAACCAAAAAACGAATTTTTGTACAAATCTGTAATGAGGTTATTATCCAAACGCAACGTCCTCAAATTGCTTAATCCCTTAAAACAATGTGGAAGCAAATGTATTATATTGTTGATGTTTAATCTTAGTTCTTTCAGATTAGGCGCGTAGGTAAATGCTTCCGACATCACTGACCATATTCTGTTAAATCGAAAAGAAATTGACTGCAGGTCTGGAAAAGTGGTCACATTGGGACAGGACTTCAACTGTTTTAAGAGGTTATGCTCGATAGTCAACGACGAAAGATTGGATGTCTTAAGGAAGCTTAAACAGCTCGCATCTTTAAGCCTATTGTATGATAAATCCATCTGGAGACACGAAGTACAATTTTCGAATATGAGGTTCGGCAGTGAAGTAATATTGTTCCGAATTAAATTCAATTTTGAAATCTGTTTGCTTTTTAAATGGGAACACATCACCTGTAATTTTTCAGAAGTGTTTAATTTTAATCCGGAGTAATCAATCCTCTCCGGGGGTATGGTGGGATTTTCCAAAAATTTCAGAATCTCGAAATCAGGATTAAATGCTATCCGTAAATAGTTTGTATTACTCAAGTTTACTTTCtgcaaggaggaggaggtgatgttGTTGTAGGACAAGTCAAGATATTTGATATTGATTAAAAAATCTTGGTGGCAATTCAAGTCCTGTAAGTGGTTTTGGCAGAGaaaaagtttggacaaattcctcGGAAGTGAATCGGTATGAGCCAAGTGGCTGATATTATTATCACACAAGCTAAGATTCTTGAGTTGCATTAACGGCTGAAGGGCATGGACAACACTACTGAAATTGTTTAAGTAGTTGGCCGACAAGTTGAGACTTTGTAAGCCAAGAAGAGGTCTGAAGACGTCAGGATGTATTACGGCAAGAGTATTGTAATGTAGGTAGAGTTGGGTCAAGTTTCCAAGTCCATGAAAAACTCCCAAGGATAAACTTCTTATTTGGTTATAAGACAAGTCCAAATATTTTAAGGCTTCCAAGTTTGTAAAGGCCTCTGATTCAACAGTCTGCAGATGGTTGTTACTAAGGCTCAAGTTCTTAAGCTGTGGTAGGTGATTGAAGCTCCCATTAGGTAAAATTGTGATGGTGTTTTGCGATATAGTCAGGTGCTCAGCAATTATGAGGATATCAGACACAACACTCTCTATGCTCAGTTCCTGGCGGTTCATGCAGAGGAAAGTTTTAGGACTTTCGTAGTATTGGATGCAATTTCTGAACCCGTAACTTGTCACTAAAGAGATGAAAAGAGCTCCAAACTGAATGATGACCAAGGGAAATTTCATCCTTCCTGAAGTTGGCCTAGAGTTCATTTCACCAGGTCATAAGTCATCTTCTTCAGTCCTCGAAAATTATTCGAAAATGAATGAGGAGTTGAGTGGTGGTACCATATTCCACAATGTTCTGTACATCAAGAAGACGAGTGCCCTAGAGGAGAAGATTGGAGAGGTAAGAATAAGTAGGAAAGTATAATACTATACCATAGGATGGTCACAATATGGCTACAGTGCCTCTTTTTTTATGGTTTATGACTACCCaaccccctatgaaacaccctaaGTGTCCTTAATTTAGTGAGACGCAGATATCTGGCTCAATCCCGGAACAAAACTCGTAATCTTTTAAATAATCGCAAGGAGCGGAGACAGCAATACAGATACAATGGGATCGTGTCCTAGATAGTCTTATCCTTatagtgccccctatgtacagggggaggcTATTGTATAACATTAAATATTCAGCATAAAaatggaaaacgtaaaaaatggccatGAATTATATTTTTGTTGCATGCCACATGAAGAAGAAGAGTGTCACTGATCACATAGCTATAAGTTATAGGGACCTACAGAAAAATCAAGACTTTATTAAGACTGGCCAGTCCTAATAGAAAAGAAATTAGAGTAAGAttaaacacatttattaagaggcgtacaCCCCTTAATATATTTGTCATGTCTTCGGCTGTCCATGCGACACTGAGGGAAACCTACGCCAgtcagtttctggcataaattatacatACGTCGAGCCACGGATGGCCCAGCCTCCTTCCGCCCACATCTACCCACTTAAAAAGTGGCAAGAGTGGCAGAAACGGCTCAAAAGTctacatttttgaaatttttgagCCGTTTGTGCGACTTTTGCTACGTCTGGCttagaaaagttgataaattcccccccatAGAGTTCAAAGATAAAATTATGACtcactgcagccaccactagggggagctcactgaataaagatttatataaCTCTAATTTAACACAATATTAGATGTATAAATTTGTAAGGAGTGCCCCCTAGTGGTAGGTGCAGGCAGAAAGAAGGATGTTATCATGTAAAGATGTTATCTCAACACAAACATtgctggcatattgctaggatatgtcgGTAATGTCCAATAGCTGGGGAATGAAATGGCACTGGTGCTACTAAAAAGTTGAGCCAATTCGTCTCCTGTCGAAGGACCTCCGTTGATCGTACATTGATAGCACCACTTTAAGTGGTCCTGAGTGGCCCCCTCCACAGCTTCTATGGTCCGTGAATGGTCTTTATGTCTAGATTTGCCTTAGagaagatttgttctatctcacatGTCCGAGATTTATTTTCTCCAGCGACTTGCACAGTGTCATTGTACTTCAGCAGAGAACTTTCTCCTTAACCTTCGACATACTTATACATAACTTTTCAAAGTGGCAGTAGGATCGAGCTTTCATCCCTATACACAAATCCTATCAGGGATAGGATCCTACCCACTCCTACCCGCATGTAAAGAGCTGCTTAAAATAGCGGCTCTCGTTTTGTCCATATATTAGATCAATTGCCAATTCATTTCAATACATGGCGTGTAATTTTACATTTCCCATGCAGTGACACTGAGATAGTCCCAAGTAGGGGAAACCCCCCATTATCATAGGACCACTTACCGGTTTCCAAAAtagtcaacccctttaattaattttAAAGAACATTATGGATCAATATATAAATGTACATGTCCACCTGTGACTTAAGCAAGAGGGTACGTACTGTGGGTACAACCCCTGTGGCTGCTATAGGGGCTATGGAGAGGGTCATATTGCTCCATAATCCTCCCGACGTGTGGTTGGAAGCTGCAGAATAACAATATAATTATTTAACGAAAGGAGACCGTTACCCAAGGGTGATGCTGCCCTATGGGTAAAGTGGAGCGGGTAAGAAAAGCATTATGGGGGGGCGTGGTGTGGATGCTGAATGGAGCAGTCGCATCCCTGTGAGCTCCGTCCTCTGACCTCTGGGAAACTAATATAAGCACTGACAGATCACTTACCGGTACCTTCCCTGCACCCGGTCCACACTACGGGGACATCGGAACATGATGACCCGTAAAAAGGCTCTAGCGACGAGGCCGAAACGCTTCACAGACTTCTTCGCCTCACGAGACAATAAACATGGCGCCGGATCGCCGTCCTCGGAGGGTGCCTCCCCTGCTTCCTCTCTGAGAAGGGATGAAGCTGGAGATCCCGCGGCTGGAGGGGGTGAGTCAGCTCTTACGAGCGATGTAATGCGGAGTACTTACCCGCCAATGTCACTGCTCCTGCTGCCTGTTCCATCCATGAGCGACACTCCCTGCCCTGCAGTAATGGCGTCTATACAAGCTATGAGTCCAGGCACCTCTCATCAGGCCGGCCCGGGAAAGCATCAATCTGagctggaggagggggatgggcCCGGGGAAGGGGATAGCCCCGGGCTGGAAACAGGCCCAGACCCTATCAAGGTGATACAGTCCACAGATCAAGTGGCTTCAGAACACTTTATAAAAGCCATGGGGGATCCTTCCAGAAAGATTTGGCACGCTTTTCGGCGAAAATGGCGGCTACAGTAGATGATCTGGGTCACAGAGTTGACCATGTTGAGACCAAGATGGGGGAACTCACATCGGCGCATAATGATATGGTAGATGCTCACCATTCCCTGGAAGGGGAAGTGGCGAATCTTCCATCTAAACTGGCTGATTTGGAGGACCCTAACAGGAGAAACAACGTAAAATTCAGAGGCATCCCCAAATCGGTTCAGCCTGCTGCTTTAACTACTTATCTTCAGCAACTTATGAAAACCGTGTTGCCTTCTGCTCAGCAAATTGATCTTATAATTGATAGAGCCCATAGGCTCCCTAAGCCGAAATCGATACCGCCTGACATTCCCCGA is part of the Rhinoderma darwinii isolate aRhiDar2 chromosome 10, aRhiDar2.hap1, whole genome shotgun sequence genome and harbors:
- the LOC142662229 gene encoding uncharacterized protein LOC142662229; translation: MNSRPTSGRMKFPLVIIQFGALFISLVTSYGFRNCIQYYESPKTFLCMNRQELSIESVVSDILIIAEHLTISQNTITILPNGSFNHLPQLKNLSLSNNHLQTVESEAFTNLEALKYLDLSYNQIRSLSLGVFHGLGNLTQLYLHYNTLAVIHPDVFRPLLGLQSLNLSANYLNNFSSVVHALQPLMQLKNLSLCDNNISHLAHTDSLPRNLSKLFLCQNHLQDLNCHQDFLINIKYLDLSYNNITSSSLQKVNLSNTNYLRIAFNPDFEILKFLENPTIPPERIDYSGLKLNTSEKLQVMCSHLKSKQISKLNLIRNNITSLPNLIFENCTSCLQMDLSYNRLKDASCLSFLKTSNLSSLTIEHNLLKQLKSCPNVTTFPDLQSISFRFNRIWSVMSEAFTYAPNLKELRLNINNIIHLLPHCFKGLSNLRTLRLDNNLITDLYKNSFFGLKQLTTLNLRNNRISVIFENVFEGLENLIILDLGGNKITQVKNGSFIGLKYLSKLYLDINQIKKISGDMFNGVEATLQVLDLASNKLSYQSSRQNLSPFSKLEKIYDLKLQSQQPHGLMAIPKGFFKGLDSLRDLYLGQNRLAHLGSNVFDELKNLKFLSLAEDCNGVQNLSPGIFKDLVNLKYLDLENMCIQSLSPDIFSNLTNLRRLQLTKNGLKHIDIQIFENMTKLRYLDLRNCPFTCTCDNADFQGWLNVSQVQVVYAYNITCSNERSAFFHSFDTHVCDLKVKLILFFTSFFSLCLFIIIPIIYSKSYWRIKYNYFLFISWLNERWNSKKDLYKYDAFVSYNTRDEDWVYETMLPMLEKGKSSKSLRLCLHHRDFTLGRDIVDNIVDSIHNSRKTLCVVSRSYLRSEWCSMEMQLASYKLFDEMKDVLVLIFLEDIPKRELSTYHRMRKVMLKKTYITWPGEPEAQRLFWAKVRKALRGGDKEDGEDDLLLRDDEALLISS